A segment of the Gammaproteobacteria bacterium genome:
TTTTTAACTTTTAATCAAGTGATTGATCTAGACGGTTATAGACATAACGTGGGAATTATCCTGGCGAACCGGGAAGGCATGGTATTGTGGGCGCGGCGCATTGGGCAGGATGCCTGGCAATTCCCACAAGGCGGTATTCGGGAATATGAAACCACTGAGCAAGCAATGTTTCGTGAGCTTGCGGAAGAAATTGGCCTTCAGCCTGGTGACGTAATGGTAAGGGGATGCACGCGTGGCTGGCTGCGCTATCGATTGCCGCGGCGCTATATCCGTCACAATAGTGAGCCGGTGTGTGTTGGCCAGAAGCAGGTGTGGTTCTTGTTGAGCTTGATCGGTTCAGATAGCAAGGTCTGTCTGAACCTTTCCGAACGACCAGAGTTCGACCGTTGGCGCTGGGTTGACTACTGGCGACCACTACAGGAGGTCGTTTCTTTTAAGCGGGGGGTTTATGAATGCGCGTTACGAGAACTCGCCCCGCTGGTGATCGCCAGTTCCAGCCGCCATCCGCCTCTGGCGGAGCAGCGGCGCGCACGACGCGTTGCCTCTCCTTGAAAGGATGGTATAAAAATAGACTTAATTAAATCAATACACTAAAATACCGAAATTCTTATATACGCAATTATGGATTGTTACGGCAAATCAAACCATTCTCGTGGCCCCTTGCAGCCTCCCGTGCCATGCTCAACTTGTTACGGCGTATTGTCCAAGAGGTCAATATTGCCGGCGACCTGGATGAATCCCTAGCCATCATTGTCTCTCGCGTTCGCGAGGCAATGGGAGCCGATGTTTGTTCCGTTTATTTAACTGACCATCAGGACGGCTCACAAGTTCTGATGGCGACCGATGGCCTTAATCCCAGGGCGGTACATCGGGCGCGGTTGGCACCGGGTCAAGGCGTGGTCACCCTGGTTGCCGAACGGGCGGAGCCAGTAAACCTGGATCACGCATCCAGTCACCCCAGATTCCTGCTGCTGCCAGAAACCGACGAAGAACCTTATCAGTCATTCCTCGGGGTTCCCATCATCAATCACCGCAAAGTAATGGGTGTTTTGGTTACCCAGCGACGTCCGGCGCACCGTTACGATGATGATCAGGTAGCCTTTCAGGTCACCGCCGCTGCGGCCTTGGCCGGAGCCATTGCCCATGCCGAAGCCAGCGGTGGCATCACCGCCTTGCGGGGAGAAAAATTGCAAGCCAATCGGCGTTTTGAGGGCCTGGCGGGCGCTCCGGGAGTCGTGATTGGTAAAACATTGGTAATTAATCAACAAATTGATTTTGAAATGGTTCCGGATCGATGCGTGGAAGATCCACAGGCCGAGATTGCAACTTTTCTCGCTGCCGTCGAAGCGGTTGAGGCGGATATTAGAGAACTGGGTCATGGCTTGAGCCAGGCATTGTCCACCGATGAAAGCACGCTGTTTGACGCCTATCTGTTGATGCTGGGCAGCGACAGTTTGGTGGGCAAAGCCGTGGAATATATCCAGGCCGGCAATTGGGCACCTGGATCGCTACGTCAGACCGTTCTTGAGCATGTGCGAATTTTTCGGGCCATGGAAGACCCCTTACTACGGGAACGAGCCAGCGATATTACCGATCTGGGACGGCGGATCATGGTACGGTTACAAGAAAAAAATCGCCGCTCCTTTCACTATCCACGACGTACCATTCTTGTAGCAGAAGAGGTTTCGGCCACCATGATCGCCGAGGTTCCCCTGGGTCGATTGGCGGCGGTGATCTCGGTGCATGGCTCGCGTTATTCTCACGCCGCGATCCTGGCCCGGGCATTGAATGTACCAGCAGTGATGGGGCTTGCGGATCTTCCCATTACCCATATTGATAATCGGGAAGCGGTGGTGGATGGCTATCGTGGCCACATTTACCTTGACCCATCACCGACGATCAGGGCGGAATTCATGCGCCTGGCTCGGGAGGAAGCAAAATTCACCGAGGGACTTGCAGAATTGCGGGAGTTGCCAGCCGAAACCTCCGATGGTCATCAGGTTGCTCTTTACGCAAACATTGGCCTAATTGCCGACATTGAGTCAGCACGCAACAGCGGCGCAGAGGGGGTAGGACTTTATCGTACCGAGATCCCGTTCATGATTCGTGATCATTTTCCTGGCGAGGAGGAGCAAGCCTATATGTTTCGGCAGGTTCTTCGTGCCTTTGCTCCACAACCCGTAACCATGCGTACACTGGATGTAGGGGGCGACAAATCATTACCCTATTTTCCTATTCAGGAAGCCAATCCATTCCTGGGCTGGCGAGGAATTCGCATCACCCTGGATCATCCTGAAATTTTTTTGACTCATTTGCGTGCGATGGTGCGCGCGAGCGAAGGTCTGGATAATCTTCAGATCCTACTCCCTATGGTCTACTGCGTGACCGAGGTCGAGGAAACCTTGTCTTTGTTACGACGTGCTTATTCGGAATTACGGGAGGAAGGAAGAAAGGTAGTAATGCCGAAAATCGGCGTCATGATCGAAATACCGGCAGCGGCTTACCAAATTAGGGCCTTTGCCCAGCGCGTGGATTTTCTGTCGGTGGGCACAAATGATCTTACCCAGTACCTACTTGCAGTGGATCGCAATAACGAGCGCGTCGCGGAAATCTATAATCACCTTCATCCAGCCGTTTTGCGTGTCTTACTCCAGATTACCGATGCGGCGCGCGAATGTCGGATGCCAATCGGAGTGTGCGGGGAGATGGCCGGCGATCCGATGCTGGCACTGCTGCTCGTGGGAATGGGAATGGATAATCTAAGTATGAACGCGGGGTGTGTGCCCCGCGTTAAGAGCAGTATCCGTCACTTTAGTTTTAAACGTATACGTGAATTGCTGGAAAAAGTCTTGAGTTTCGAGGATTGTTCCCTGGCGCGAGTCTATTTGGACAGTATTCTGGATCAAGAGGGACTGGGTAATTTAGTACGCCCTGGATGACTGGCTTAATGTTTCAATCCACGTCCGACCTCATCTGCCGAATGACAAAGCCATCGACAGGTTGAGGTCGGTGGATTGCCTTCCCGTAAACGAGGAGGCAAAAAGATAACGATACTTACGCATCGTTGTCTAAATTTAACTAATCCCCCTGAAGAGGGTGGTCTCAAACCAGCAAGGAAATTTGATGAGTTTTTACTTTTTTAGCAGCACCACGCGCCGCGCCGTTATCCTCCGGAACGAATTGTCCGCAACCATTGCAATCGCTACAGTCGCTGGTTTGAATTCGATCCAGCGCCTGTACCAGACTTACCGTGCTCCGTCGACAAGCGACAAAGGGTAGACCATGATCCTTTGCCATCTGTTTGAAATTACGGGCAACGTTATGGCCAATGAAATCAGTGAACAATACCATTAATCGTGCTTTACCCAAAGCTCCTGCCATTTTGCGTTGTGCCCCGGGATTGCGTCCGGCGATGTGCATAGCATCGTTATAACCACGATCTTTCAAAAGCTGTTCAATGTTGCCCAAACGATCTGCGCCTACAAGAATGACCATTCCCGCCTCCAAAAAATTTGTTGAGTATTTTACTTTCGTGATGATATAAATTCCTATTTTTATTGTCAACATTTATCCTAACAAGATTCTTAATAAAATGATCCTCAAGAATTTTTTCACGCCTCGCTGGTGGCGCGCTGCTCCTAAAATCCGTGATCAAGCCTTAGAAGATGTTGCTAATGACCACGAACTATTGCTTCGGATGACGAACCGTACCGCTACTCCGGAGTTACGAATCCTGTCCATCGAACGGATTACTGATCTCGTCACACTAGATGGCATGGCGCGCACCGACACTGATCCGCAGGTTCGGGAGCGTGCGCTTGGCCGTTTACAGGACGTGTTAAGCGGTACCGTTGATGGACCTTCCCTGGCGGAACGCCTTGTCTGGATTAAAGAAGTATCTGATCCTGTCCTGCTTGCTCATCTTGCCGGCCACGGGGTGGAATCAAGCCTGCGTAGTGCTGTCCTTGAGCGCATTGACGAAGATGAAGTGCTTGCTGCATCAGCGGTTGCGGACCTAGACGCCCGTGTGCGAGCACTGGCGGCCTTCCGATTGCAGGATCGTACTCTCTTGGAAAGAGTCGCCAAGCTGGCGCGCAATCGTGACAAGAGAGTGTACCGCGTGGCTCAAGAGCGATTGGCTACGATTATCGAAGAGGAAGAACGGCCGCGTCGGCAACGCCTAATCCGCATGGAATTTTGTGCGGATGCTGAGGCATTGGCGCGGCGTGGTCACTGGCGTGACGCCACCACTCCCTTGGAGCGTCTAGAGGATCGCTGGGCCACCGCCGAGGGCGTGGCAGATCCCGATCTGGCCGAGCGTTTTGCGGCAGCGGTGGCAATCATTCGGCGTGGTTTGGCGGAAGAAGGACAACGTCAACGCGAACAGACCCGCGCCGAGGAAAGCGTTGCCACACTGCGCGCTGAAAAAAAATCCCTTTGCATGGCGCTGGAGAACCTGGCCGCAGATTTGGCGGGCCGTATTCGACTTGAATCCGAAGACATCGCTATGGCGCGGAGCCTACTCCGCACGATTGAAAATGGCTGGACCCAGGGAGGCAAATTGCCACCTGCGGAGGACTCTCAGTTCAATGCCCGTTTCCAGGCGGCGCGGAGCCTGATTGATGTTCATTTTGGTGACTTGCTACGCCATGCCGAACAGCTCGCCGCCGCTGTTACCCAATGCGAGCGTATTGAACAATTATTGGTGATGAAACAAGCAGTGGAGGAAAGTACGCTTGATAAATGGAATCGGGAGTGGCAAGCGTTAGGGATAAACAGCGACAGTGGCGAATTTGAAGAAAAAGCACTGACGCACAGATTCCAGGAAGTCATGCGCCAGCTACGCGAGCTGGGCCGCATTGAACATGAACGTCGTGAACATTGCCACACCCAAGCTACGGCGTTGCTGATAGAGCTAGAACAAGCTTTAGAAGAGGGAAAACTAAAGGTTGCCACGGGTATCTTGACCAATGCTCAAACGGCCATTGAAGGGATGGTGGCTGACGTGCGTGCTGCGGCGTTAAAACCACGCCTTGAAAAATGTGCTACCACTGTTCGTCAACTACAAGAGTGGCAACGCTGGGCTAATGCCCGTGAATATGATCGATTATGCACCGAAATGGAAGCCCTGGTAGGCATTGAGGAAACGCCAGAGCGGCTGGCGGTCCGGATCCGCGAAATGCGCGATGCCTGGAATCACTTGGGGCCACCAGAACGTGAAGCCGCCAGCCTAGAAGGGCGCTTCAACTCTGCTTGTGAGGCCGCTTTTGAGCCATGCCGGATCCATTTCGCGGAGCAGGCCCGTCAGCGCGAAAAGGCTGCCAAGGTTCGTGAGGTGTTGATTGCCCGAGTTGAGGCATTTACCACCAATGTGGATTGGACGACCATGGACTGGAAAGCTACCGACAACTTCCTGCAAGAAATGCGTGCTGCCTGGCGCGATGCTGGATTGGTGGATCGACGGGCAGCGGACCTTTTCCAGGAACGATTCAGAATCGCTCTGGAGCCAATTGAGCAACGAGTGCGTCAGGAACATCGACGTAACCTCAAGGCTAAGGAAGCTTTGATTGCACGCGCCGAAGCGGTGCGCAACGAGCAGGATCTACGACTGGCTGCCAACGAGATCAAACGAATTCAATCCGAATGGAAGACTCTTGGGCATGTTCCGCGTCACAAGGAACAAGCACTGTGGCACAGGTTGCGTGTGGCTGCCGACGATGTCTTCAAGCGTCGTCGCGCTCTGGTGATGGCCCAGGAAACCGAACGCAACGCTGCGCGTGTTGCGCGGGAAGAACTGTGCGAACAGATCGAATCGCTAACACGGCGGATTAACATCGAAGCGGCCGCGTTCGCAGACGAATTTACCGCCCTTGAGCAGCAATGGACAACTCTTCCCGTCGCGGCGCGGGATGACGCCAATTTTCTGGACAATCGTTTTAGAAAAGCGGTTACCACCTACCATGAAGCAGTCGTAGCTCTGGGTCATCAACAGGCCCACGATGCGATGGCAACTTTGGTGGCCCGAGGCGCGCTATGCGCGGAACTAGAGGCGCTAATCGAAACCGGCGATGGCGACCTACAAACAATGGTGGAAGCAGCGCGTGTGCGCTGGAATACCTTGGGCAAAGACGACTCCGCCCTGATGAATCGTTTTGAGCGGGCTTGCAGTCGGGCTGAACTCCCGCAGGATCAACGTCGGCTACCATTGCGCCTTGATCCGCAAGCACTGGAGGCACTAGAGATGATTTGCATCCGTCTGGAAATTTTCACTGGCGTGGAATCTCCTCCGGAGTCGGCGCGGGCGCGTCTTGCTC
Coding sequences within it:
- the rppH gene encoding RNA pyrophosphohydrolase gives rise to the protein MPTKFLTFNQVIDLDGYRHNVGIILANREGMVLWARRIGQDAWQFPQGGIREYETTEQAMFRELAEEIGLQPGDVMVRGCTRGWLRYRLPRRYIRHNSEPVCVGQKQVWFLLSLIGSDSKVCLNLSERPEFDRWRWVDYWRPLQEVVSFKRGVYECALRELAPLVIASSSRHPPLAEQRRARRVASP
- the ptsP gene encoding phosphoenolpyruvate-protein phosphotransferase PtsP, whose translation is MLNLLRRIVQEVNIAGDLDESLAIIVSRVREAMGADVCSVYLTDHQDGSQVLMATDGLNPRAVHRARLAPGQGVVTLVAERAEPVNLDHASSHPRFLLLPETDEEPYQSFLGVPIINHRKVMGVLVTQRRPAHRYDDDQVAFQVTAAAALAGAIAHAEASGGITALRGEKLQANRRFEGLAGAPGVVIGKTLVINQQIDFEMVPDRCVEDPQAEIATFLAAVEAVEADIRELGHGLSQALSTDESTLFDAYLLMLGSDSLVGKAVEYIQAGNWAPGSLRQTVLEHVRIFRAMEDPLLRERASDITDLGRRIMVRLQEKNRRSFHYPRRTILVAEEVSATMIAEVPLGRLAAVISVHGSRYSHAAILARALNVPAVMGLADLPITHIDNREAVVDGYRGHIYLDPSPTIRAEFMRLAREEAKFTEGLAELRELPAETSDGHQVALYANIGLIADIESARNSGAEGVGLYRTEIPFMIRDHFPGEEEQAYMFRQVLRAFAPQPVTMRTLDVGGDKSLPYFPIQEANPFLGWRGIRITLDHPEIFLTHLRAMVRASEGLDNLQILLPMVYCVTEVEETLSLLRRAYSELREEGRKVVMPKIGVMIEIPAAAYQIRAFAQRVDFLSVGTNDLTQYLLAVDRNNERVAEIYNHLHPAVLRVLLQITDAARECRMPIGVCGEMAGDPMLALLLVGMGMDNLSMNAGCVPRVKSSIRHFSFKRIRELLEKVLSFEDCSLARVYLDSILDQEGLGNLVRPG
- a CDS encoding hypothetical protein (Evidence 5 : Unknown function), coding for MLTIKIGIYIITKVKYSTNFLEAGMVILVGADRLGNIEQLLKDRGYNDAMHIAGRNPGAQRKMAGALGKARLMVLFTDFIGHNVARNFKQMAKDHGLPFVACRRSTVSLVQALDRIQTSDCSDCNGCGQFVPEDNGAARGAAKKVKTHQISLLV
- a CDS encoding conserved hypothetical protein (Evidence 4 : Unknown function but conserved in other organisms) — its product is MILKNFFTPRWWRAAPKIRDQALEDVANDHELLLRMTNRTATPELRILSIERITDLVTLDGMARTDTDPQVRERALGRLQDVLSGTVDGPSLAERLVWIKEVSDPVLLAHLAGHGVESSLRSAVLERIDEDEVLAASAVADLDARVRALAAFRLQDRTLLERVAKLARNRDKRVYRVAQERLATIIEEEERPRRQRLIRMEFCADAEALARRGHWRDATTPLERLEDRWATAEGVADPDLAERFAAAVAIIRRGLAEEGQRQREQTRAEESVATLRAEKKSLCMALENLAADLAGRIRLESEDIAMARSLLRTIENGWTQGGKLPPAEDSQFNARFQAARSLIDVHFGDLLRHAEQLAAAVTQCERIEQLLVMKQAVEESTLDKWNREWQALGINSDSGEFEEKALTHRFQEVMRQLRELGRIEHERREHCHTQATALLIELEQALEEGKLKVATGILTNAQTAIEGMVADVRAAALKPRLEKCATTVRQLQEWQRWANAREYDRLCTEMEALVGIEETPERLAVRIREMRDAWNHLGPPEREAASLEGRFNSACEAAFEPCRIHFAEQARQREKAAKVREVLIARVEAFTTNVDWTTMDWKATDNFLQEMRAAWRDAGLVDRRAADLFQERFRIALEPIEQRVRQEHRRNLKAKEALIARAEAVRNEQDLRLAANEIKRIQSEWKTLGHVPRHKEQALWHRLRVAADDVFKRRRALVMAQETERNAARVAREELCEQIESLTRRINIEAAAFADEFTALEQQWTTLPVAARDDANFLDNRFRKAVTTYHEAVVALGHQQAHDAMATLVARGALCAELEALIETGDGDLQTMVEAARVRWNTLGKDDSALMNRFERACSRAELPQDQRRLPLRLDPQALEALEMICIRLEIFTGVESPPESARARLAHQVNRLAKGLGQGTEIGNQEQRRMQLMELLRTWYANGPLPIELRAVFDARLSRILTAAFQELTTHNNSSFER